The following proteins come from a genomic window of Pseudomonas sp. MAG733B:
- a CDS encoding carboxypeptidase regulatory-like domain-containing protein → MKNIHSLMLPLVAVSMLLFPVISPAASLEPVDNSGVQVQRQEQNGITYLSGGIGEDEAKAIQQTTGYNLHMTFAIGTDNKYIPDVDVVIEKAQGQTVLTLNDAGPLVYVQLPAGKYTVIATRNGEVRRDVADIGSGAARNLVFHWSGES, encoded by the coding sequence ATGAAAAATATCCATTCATTGATGTTGCCCCTCGTCGCCGTCAGCATGTTGCTGTTTCCTGTGATCTCGCCTGCCGCGAGCCTTGAGCCCGTCGACAACTCTGGCGTGCAGGTTCAGCGGCAGGAGCAGAACGGCATTACCTACCTGTCGGGCGGGATTGGCGAGGATGAGGCAAAGGCTATTCAGCAGACAACGGGCTACAACCTGCACATGACCTTCGCGATCGGCACGGACAACAAATACATTCCGGATGTGGATGTAGTCATTGAAAAAGCCCAAGGCCAAACCGTATTGACCCTGAATGACGCCGGTCCGTTGGTGTATGTGCAACTGCCTGCCGGCAAGTACACCGTCATCGCCACTCGCAATGGTGAGGTGCGGCGGGACGTGGCGGATATCGGGAGCGGTGCGGCCCGCAACCTGGTCTTCCATTGGAGCGGTGAGAGCTAA